Proteins encoded by one window of Desulfurococcus sp.:
- the prf1 gene encoding peptide chain release factor aRF-1, which yields MRVDKQRLREIIKELKKWKAHATILLSLYIPPGRPIGDVLNLLRQELSVAGNIKLKKTRSAVERALSVAIERISKIPKIPDKGLVLFTGENPDTGDSITVMLIPPEEVPLFFYRTDKVFHTEFLEEMVSESNIIGLLLVERDAATIGLLKGNILQVVEELEDYIPGKHHKGGQSQRRYDRIIEQMVEDFYKRVGEHVNQVFLPLLEQGKLKAILLGGPAYAKYDFIEKDYLDYRLKKIVLPELIDVSYQGEPGLREMIMKAQDLLVGQEYAEALKTLEEFKYHLAKDDGMIVYGEEEVRNALEMGLIAVLLISDTREDIEEWLELAGRRGARTLVLSDSIPEGEWFTKTFNGLAGILRTRISW from the coding sequence CTGAGAGTTGATAAGCAGCGGCTGAGAGAGATCATCAAGGAGCTTAAGAAGTGGAAGGCTCACGCCACGATACTGCTAAGCCTCTACATACCTCCAGGGAGACCTATTGGAGACGTACTCAACCTGCTACGCCAGGAGCTCTCGGTTGCAGGCAACATTAAGCTCAAGAAGACTAGGAGTGCTGTAGAGAGAGCTCTCTCAGTAGCTATTGAGAGGATAAGTAAGATCCCGAAGATCCCTGATAAAGGACTAGTATTATTCACAGGCGAGAACCCTGATACAGGCGACTCTATTACAGTCATGCTAATACCCCCCGAGGAAGTCCCATTATTCTTCTACAGGACTGACAAGGTATTCCACACAGAGTTCCTTGAGGAGATGGTCAGTGAATCCAATATCATAGGGCTTCTACTAGTAGAGCGAGATGCTGCTACAATAGGCTTACTCAAAGGCAATATACTCCAAGTAGTAGAGGAACTCGAAGACTACATTCCAGGAAAACACCATAAAGGCGGGCAGAGCCAGAGAAGGTATGATAGAATAATAGAGCAGATGGTCGAAGACTTCTATAAGAGAGTAGGAGAGCACGTCAACCAAGTCTTCCTGCCTCTACTAGAGCAAGGTAAGCTTAAAGCAATCCTGCTTGGAGGGCCAGCGTACGCTAAATACGATTTCATTGAGAAAGACTACTTAGACTACAGGCTCAAGAAGATCGTGCTGCCAGAGCTCATAGATGTATCATATCAGGGTGAGCCAGGGTTAAGAGAAATGATCATGAAAGCCCAGGATCTACTAGTAGGACAAGAATACGCTGAAGCCTTAAAGACCCTCGAGGAATTCAAGTACCATCTAGCGAAAGATGATGGAATGATAGTGTACGGCGAGGAAGAAGTCCGCAATGCCCTTGAAATGGGGCTGATTGCAGTACTCCTCATAAGCGACACTAGAGAAGACATTGAAGAATGGCTAGAGCTAGCAGGCAGGAGGGGGGCGAGGACACTAGTGTTAAGTGATAGTATACCTGAAGGCGAGTGGTTCACTAAAACATTCAACGGGCTTGCAGGAATACTTAGAACACGGATATCATGGTAG
- a CDS encoding Snf7 family protein — MSYRREETIGDKLRKLFTNDKDPMEKKAIIAQYRIKTAIGRINNYLDKLSERDRELFEVIVESLTRKDELRAKMYAKEVAEIRKVSKQLLTVQYALEHAALKLETFIIYGGAINEIAPVLGVIREAVNILRGVAPDIWVDLQYAVRELEAAVGAGIVDLTMDVGTGLDSEAKKVLEEAKIVAEQKMRERFAELPRGVVPEGEAAKTA, encoded by the coding sequence ATGAGCTACAGGCGTGAGGAGACAATAGGGGATAAGCTGAGAAAGCTATTCACGAACGATAAGGATCCAATGGAGAAGAAGGCTATCATAGCACAGTACAGAATTAAAACTGCTATAGGCAGAATAAACAACTACCTGGATAAGCTGAGTGAGAGAGACCGCGAGCTATTCGAGGTGATAGTGGAATCCCTAACCAGGAAAGATGAGCTGAGAGCTAAGATGTATGCTAAAGAGGTAGCTGAGATAAGGAAAGTCAGCAAGCAGCTACTAACAGTACAGTACGCTCTCGAGCACGCTGCCTTAAAGCTCGAGACGTTCATAATATATGGTGGAGCAATCAACGAGATAGCGCCAGTCCTAGGAGTCATAAGGGAAGCTGTAAACATACTGAGAGGTGTAGCACCCGACATCTGGGTGGACCTCCAGTACGCTGTAAGAGAACTCGAGGCGGCTGTCGGAGCTGGAATAGTAGACCTAACAATGGATGTCGGCACTGGATTAGACAGCGAGGCAAAGAAGGTTCTAGAGGAGGCGAAGATAGTAGCAGAGCAGAAGATGAGGGAGAGGTTCGCGGAGCTACCCAGAGGCGTTGTTCCAGAGGGAGAAGCAGCAAAGACTGCTTAA
- a CDS encoding lysylphosphatidylglycerol synthase transmembrane domain-containing protein — MESRITRSLIATALIVGAVALAYGVATSSLTSLLELYSPGTLLSIALLTAGWAISAVRLKILVESTVKRRLPLVEYLAVRLIGGLMASLTPSAIGGEPARAYYVSRRTGIPLTESYAIVIYEVYYDVVAVSVIAVFASIKLLPLSTPVLLVSLFSATAWLYASIRVSSTGRLRHLDPEPEENKGFLGRITGRLRRYYFKFAESYSRVAAGTPLSVKIVLWLLTLVYNTLWGLAVIPLQQHCTLGDILRSVEAYYLMQSFSMLPTPGGSGAAEYALSLLLDPSTVLKYRVLYYYYNVLLGVVALLLYEKLAAGG, encoded by the coding sequence ATGGAGTCCAGGATAACTAGGAGCCTGATTGCTACTGCTTTAATAGTGGGTGCTGTAGCACTAGCCTACGGCGTGGCTACATCCTCCCTTACTTCTCTTCTAGAGCTCTACTCCCCGGGTACTCTTCTATCCATAGCACTGCTTACAGCCGGCTGGGCTATCTCAGCTGTAAGACTTAAGATTCTAGTCGAGTCTACTGTGAAGAGGAGGCTCCCGCTAGTAGAGTACCTGGCTGTCAGGCTTATAGGAGGCTTGATGGCTAGCCTCACGCCTTCAGCAATTGGGGGTGAGCCTGCTAGAGCATACTATGTGTCTAGGAGAACAGGGATCCCGCTCACTGAGTCGTATGCTATTGTAATCTACGAGGTCTACTATGATGTTGTAGCAGTCAGCGTTATCGCGGTATTCGCGAGCATTAAGCTACTCCCTCTCAGCACCCCTGTACTCCTGGTATCTCTTTTCTCTGCTACAGCATGGCTGTACGCTTCGATCAGAGTGTCCAGTACAGGGAGGCTGAGACACCTGGATCCAGAGCCTGAAGAAAACAAGGGCTTCCTGGGGAGGATTACAGGCCGGCTTCGTAGATACTACTTTAAGTTCGCTGAAAGCTACAGTAGGGTTGCAGCTGGCACGCCTTTAAGCGTTAAGATCGTGCTATGGCTTCTCACTCTAGTCTATAATACCCTGTGGGGGCTGGCGGTAATCCCTCTCCAGCAGCACTGTACTCTAGGAGACATCTTGAGGAGTGTTGAAGCCTACTACCTTATGCAGTCATTCAGCATGCTGCCGACTCCAGGGGGTAGTGGTGCGGCTGAATATGCTCTCTCACTCCTACTCGATCCATCCACAGTGTTAAAGTACAGGGTTCTATACTACTACTATAATGTGCTTCTAGGAGTAGTAGCACTATTATTATATGAGAAGCTGGCTGCCGGGGGTTGA
- a CDS encoding TIGR00296 family protein — MRDPRRSSALDSSKPPASPVHPSELTFDEGVLLVRLAREAIEAYVSRGTRVDYSKHGIPVKLERPGMTFTTIEKLDASGRTALRGCIGFLAPVYSLVESTIESAIEAAVGDPRFNPVEAWELDDIIVEVTVLSQPVLVEVEDRWRLPSLIAIGRHGLIAEKGWFKGTLLPAVPVEYCWDEETFLAETCIKAGLKPDCWLDESTRIYVYEGRVFREKTPRGEVYERDMNAEYRTTCSGSRDRLKHHA, encoded by the coding sequence ATGAGGGATCCTAGGAGAAGCAGTGCTTTAGATTCAAGTAAGCCTCCTGCAAGCCCGGTTCACCCTTCAGAGCTCACCTTTGATGAAGGTGTTCTACTTGTTAGACTAGCGAGGGAGGCTATAGAAGCCTACGTATCGAGAGGTACGCGTGTAGACTACTCTAAGCACGGTATCCCCGTGAAGCTGGAGAGGCCTGGAATGACCTTTACAACCATAGAGAAGCTGGATGCATCAGGGAGGACAGCGCTACGCGGGTGTATAGGGTTCCTCGCCCCAGTGTACAGTCTAGTAGAGTCTACAATTGAGTCTGCAATTGAAGCAGCAGTAGGCGACCCACGCTTCAACCCAGTGGAGGCATGGGAGCTGGATGATATTATAGTGGAGGTTACAGTGCTCTCCCAGCCGGTGCTAGTAGAAGTTGAAGATAGATGGAGGCTTCCCTCACTCATAGCTATCGGGAGGCATGGATTAATCGCGGAGAAAGGATGGTTTAAGGGTACTCTCCTCCCTGCTGTGCCAGTAGAATACTGCTGGGATGAAGAGACTTTTCTAGCTGAAACATGCATTAAAGCCGGGTTGAAGCCTGACTGCTGGCTGGATGAATCAACTAGAATATACGTGTATGAGGGCAGGGTTTTCAGGGAGAAAACTCCACGCGGCGAGGTATACGAGAGAGATATGAATGCAGAGTATAGAACCACCTGCTCTGGAAGCAGAGATCGTTTAAAACACCATGCTTGA
- a CDS encoding GTP cyclohydrolase → MPRYTVIRLEDAWSHFTSKSVSTRYLQAYNLRVNWLINRILKPHGGVAFSLNTGEYIALTNTVSRGIHVEFQARLEEEARVRVRVASVVASNPVVALLSASQYFKKNTFYYEEGGGEAYHIISLLLPFSSGYDAYVAYSTLSYSVLKSIERYGGLVVERAGWALTILLGGGLEEAVSELSRIGFVGAGSSRIGLQAYVNSLKALRRALKKGKPVVVSEAN, encoded by the coding sequence ATGCCGCGCTACACGGTAATACGGCTTGAAGACGCGTGGAGCCACTTCACTAGTAAAAGCGTGAGCACTCGGTACCTTCAAGCATATAATCTCAGGGTGAACTGGCTTATCAACAGGATCCTTAAGCCTCATGGAGGCGTAGCCTTCAGCCTCAATACTGGTGAATACATTGCTTTAACTAATACTGTAAGCAGGGGTATCCATGTTGAATTCCAAGCTAGACTTGAAGAGGAAGCCAGGGTCAGGGTGAGAGTAGCCTCAGTAGTAGCCTCAAACCCTGTTGTAGCGTTACTCAGTGCATCACAGTACTTCAAGAAGAATACATTCTACTACGAGGAGGGGGGTGGGGAGGCATACCACATTATATCACTGCTACTCCCGTTCTCCAGCGGCTACGATGCGTACGTAGCCTACAGTACTTTAAGCTACAGCGTGTTAAAGAGTATTGAGAGGTATGGAGGCCTAGTGGTTGAGAGAGCAGGGTGGGCTCTAACCATCCTTCTAGGTGGAGGACTCGAGGAGGCGGTTAGCGAGCTATCCAGAATAGGGTTCGTGGGAGCCGGCTCCTCCCGTATAGGCCTGCAAGCCTACGTGAATTCCCTGAAGGCTCTTAGAAGAGCATTGAAGAAAGGAAAGCCTGTAGTAGTAAGCGAAGCCAATTAA
- a CDS encoding TatD family hydrolase, with translation MLFSDAHLHTNPVRGLGAGRIAERFRREGGWFVALVALPPYHYGVSEPSVESYIKVLEVLNREAEAFREHGLKVARLMGFHPAEVDEYYRRGLDGRRIYELAAGVLKLIRDALGRGLLDGVGEVGRQHYSTSVERIVLSEVIMMEALEAARDYDAVIHLHLEQAGWITAFSISRLAKALKSSSGRIVLHHAGMDTVLSAEEYGLSYTIPVKNFSEKLASKKPLNATVESDFIDDPARPGVAAYPWEIPKVIRRHLENGVFDEEYAYRIMVDNIARLYDVAP, from the coding sequence ATGTTGTTTAGTGATGCACACCTCCATACAAACCCTGTGAGAGGCTTAGGCGCTGGCAGGATAGCGGAGAGATTCCGCAGGGAGGGCGGGTGGTTTGTAGCACTTGTCGCTCTACCACCATACCACTACGGGGTGAGCGAGCCGAGCGTGGAATCCTACATAAAGGTTCTTGAAGTCCTCAACAGGGAGGCAGAGGCGTTCAGAGAGCACGGGTTGAAGGTGGCTAGATTAATGGGGTTTCATCCAGCTGAAGTAGACGAGTACTATAGGCGCGGGCTCGACGGGAGGAGGATCTACGAGCTGGCTGCAGGAGTCTTAAAGCTGATTAGAGATGCACTGGGGAGAGGCTTACTAGACGGTGTAGGCGAGGTGGGCAGGCAGCACTACAGTACTAGTGTTGAGAGAATAGTGCTGTCAGAGGTGATCATGATGGAGGCTTTAGAGGCTGCTAGAGACTACGATGCAGTCATCCACCTACACCTCGAGCAGGCTGGATGGATTACAGCATTCTCTATTAGCAGGCTGGCTAAAGCACTCAAGAGTAGTAGTGGGAGGATAGTGCTGCATCATGCAGGCATGGATACAGTTCTCTCAGCTGAAGAATATGGTTTAAGCTACACTATACCAGTGAAGAACTTCAGCGAGAAGCTCGCCTCGAAGAAGCCGCTTAATGCTACAGTAGAATCAGACTTCATCGATGACCCAGCTAGGCCTGGCGTGGCAGCATACCCCTGGGAGATCCCGAAGGTTATCAGAAGGCACTTGGAGAACGGTGTCTTCGACGAGGAGTACGCGTACAGGATTATGGTTGACAACATAGCAAGACTCTACGATGTAGCACCGTGA
- the glmS gene encoding glutamine--fructose-6-phosphate transaminase (isomerizing) — MGGIFAAVCSGVVSRGLVTTVLRRLLYRGYDGAGVVFPSNGGLEVRKAPGHLDSVARQVDLESIPSRIVLAHTRYASRGWPVYENTHPLLDCSGRIAVVGDGLIDNYEEYREKLEREGHVFKSRTDTEVAAHLFEKYYRVEGDWVKALLRVGGELKGLYSLAFLASGFEGVFFIQNGQPLVVGFGSDCTFLSSDIPSLYGIADTVYVLEEGMAGLVKLGEFTAYRITTGEPVDLQVLQSKRAKYSVEYVDKAGFPHYMLKEIYEIPEALHRVTISVMEKYLRLASMIVHGARDVYIVANGSSLYAGMVSAYYFNELAGISVTPVSAAEFPYSTLESVSTGSVIIAVSQSGETSDVVNSVKLAKQRGAVIVGVLNNVGSRLALESNVYLPIGVGPEIAVPATKSFSATVVALLLLATYTGIYTGRQSFTEYSRLVENVREAGRMLKALLPQLDSSVTRAVQETPLFENAYVAGSGITYPIALEGALKLKEAAMIHAEGVELGELRHGPLTLISEKFPVILVEPREERARQLYSRIALEVLNRGAPLIAVASSDSACRHGGVCIEIPQLDRHLYPVITALPLQLLAYRLGVKLNRPIDNPPGLAKAITT, encoded by the coding sequence GTGGGCGGTATCTTCGCTGCAGTATGCAGTGGGGTAGTTAGCAGGGGTCTTGTAACCACTGTTCTACGCCGCCTCCTCTACAGGGGTTATGATGGAGCCGGCGTAGTATTCCCCTCTAATGGAGGGCTGGAGGTTAGGAAGGCGCCAGGCCACCTTGATAGTGTTGCCAGGCAGGTTGACTTAGAGAGCATTCCCTCCAGGATTGTCCTAGCTCATACAAGGTATGCTAGCAGAGGCTGGCCTGTATACGAGAATACCCACCCGCTACTAGACTGCTCTGGGAGAATAGCTGTTGTAGGCGATGGCTTAATAGATAACTACGAGGAGTACAGGGAGAAGCTTGAGAGAGAAGGACACGTCTTCAAGTCTAGGACAGATACAGAGGTCGCTGCACACCTCTTCGAGAAGTATTATAGAGTTGAAGGAGACTGGGTTAAAGCACTACTAAGAGTTGGAGGCGAGCTTAAAGGATTATACTCGCTTGCATTCCTAGCCAGCGGCTTTGAAGGAGTCTTCTTCATTCAGAACGGGCAGCCTCTAGTCGTGGGGTTTGGATCAGACTGCACTTTTCTATCCAGTGATATTCCATCGCTCTACGGGATCGCCGACACTGTGTACGTGCTTGAGGAAGGCATGGCTGGACTAGTAAAGCTGGGAGAGTTTACTGCTTACAGGATTACTACAGGTGAACCCGTAGACCTCCAAGTCCTCCAGAGCAAGCGGGCTAAGTATAGTGTTGAATACGTTGATAAAGCCGGGTTCCCCCACTACATGCTGAAGGAGATATACGAGATACCGGAGGCTCTTCATAGAGTTACAATATCAGTTATGGAGAAGTACTTGAGGCTTGCGTCAATGATAGTTCACGGAGCCCGAGACGTGTACATTGTAGCTAATGGTTCAAGCCTCTACGCAGGCATGGTTTCAGCATACTACTTCAACGAGCTAGCCGGGATATCCGTTACACCTGTCTCCGCTGCAGAATTCCCCTACTCAACCCTTGAATCCGTGTCAACAGGCTCAGTAATCATAGCTGTAAGCCAGAGTGGTGAGACAAGCGATGTAGTAAACAGTGTTAAGCTAGCGAAGCAGAGGGGGGCTGTGATAGTAGGTGTCCTCAATAACGTTGGCTCCAGGCTTGCCTTGGAGTCAAACGTGTACCTTCCAATAGGTGTCGGCCCGGAGATAGCTGTACCAGCTACGAAGTCTTTCTCAGCGACAGTAGTCGCGCTTCTACTCCTAGCAACATACACTGGGATCTACACGGGGAGGCAGAGCTTCACTGAGTACAGTAGGCTTGTTGAGAATGTGAGAGAAGCGGGTAGAATGCTTAAAGCCCTTCTCCCTCAACTGGATTCAAGTGTCACTAGAGCAGTCCAGGAGACCCCGTTATTCGAGAACGCCTATGTAGCTGGCAGCGGGATAACCTACCCGATAGCTCTTGAGGGAGCATTGAAGCTTAAGGAGGCTGCAATGATACACGCTGAAGGAGTAGAGCTGGGTGAGCTGAGACACGGTCCTCTCACCTTGATCTCGGAGAAATTCCCTGTTATACTCGTAGAGCCGCGTGAAGAGAGGGCACGGCAACTATACTCTAGGATAGCATTAGAAGTCTTAAACCGGGGTGCTCCTCTCATAGCAGTTGCATCCAGCGACTCAGCGTGCAGGCATGGAGGTGTATGCATTGAGATACCGCAGCTGGATAGGCACCTCTACCCTGTCATCACTGCTCTACCACTACAATTACTAGCATACCGGCTCGGGGTAAAACTGAACAGGCCGATAGACAACCCGCCTGGGCTTGCTAAAGCAATAACAACCTAG
- a CDS encoding nucleotidyltransferase — protein sequence MGFKPSDIARVFEALRSEGVKAVVIGDTIPQLLLGTRELEGDLDLFVYEPSPLVDQDFYRELASRRGWEVSSTEIGTVKLIVPLEDGYLSVELYENYMDLEIPGRILEEAVEVEVDGVRVEMLPLEAYLVLKARQGVDLDKLGEYVRKLGRRVNRKLVKELAGEYPEDEYELILDRLREAGLNI from the coding sequence GTGGGGTTTAAGCCTAGTGATATAGCTAGAGTCTTCGAGGCTCTTAGAAGCGAGGGCGTGAAGGCTGTAGTTATTGGCGACACGATACCACAGCTACTCCTCGGTACAAGGGAGCTGGAGGGAGACTTAGACTTATTCGTCTACGAGCCGAGCCCTCTCGTAGACCAGGATTTCTACCGTGAGCTTGCATCAAGGCGTGGATGGGAGGTTTCTTCAACAGAGATTGGTACAGTTAAGCTCATAGTGCCATTAGAAGACGGCTACTTGAGTGTCGAGCTCTACGAGAACTACATGGATCTCGAGATACCTGGGAGAATACTCGAGGAAGCCGTGGAAGTAGAGGTTGATGGTGTTAGAGTAGAGATGCTGCCTCTCGAAGCCTACCTAGTGTTAAAAGCTAGGCAGGGAGTAGACCTCGATAAGCTCGGAGAGTACGTGAGGAAGCTTGGTAGAAGAGTAAACAGGAAGCTTGTAAAGGAGCTTGCAGGCGAGTACCCTGAAGACGAGTACGAGCTGATACTAGATAGGCTTAGAGAAGCAGGGTTAAACATATAG
- a CDS encoding 50S ribosomal protein L40e has protein sequence MPVNDPELQKIVFNRVLNKMVCRRCGALNPPGATKCRRCKSKGTLRPKKAIRTAVKAGGKTAG, from the coding sequence GTGCCTGTAAACGACCCCGAGCTCCAGAAGATAGTCTTCAATAGAGTACTCAACAAGATGGTGTGCAGGAGGTGTGGTGCACTAAACCCGCCGGGTGCAACAAAGTGCAGGAGGTGTAAGTCTAAGGGTACTCTACGCCCGAAGAAAGCTATTAGAACAGCTGTGAAGGCCGGCGGGAAGACAGCAGGCTAG
- a CDS encoding NAD+ synthase: MARITVRDLLSLPWDTVIDVVAGFIKSYADEHGAGRLIVGLSGGVDSAVVLKTVVEAAGAARALALILPDTRVTPAGDVEDAVRLAEDLGVEYIVIPIDRVVDSYSVIPGFTLSDKLPVGNLRARIRMTILYYYANKLNGLVVGAGDRSELLLGYFTKHGDGGVDIQPLACLYKTQVRELARRIGIPDAITSKPSSPRLWEGQLAEEELGLSYEAVDLVFYSLIDRGLSLEEAVEATGLPLTVFQRVLDLHRRSRHKRSIPPMPRLPWLPEPIREI; the protein is encoded by the coding sequence TTGGCTCGGATAACAGTAAGGGATCTCCTTTCTCTACCATGGGATACTGTTATAGATGTAGTAGCGGGCTTCATTAAGAGCTACGCGGATGAACATGGGGCTGGAAGACTGATTGTAGGGTTGAGTGGAGGAGTAGATTCAGCTGTAGTATTAAAGACTGTGGTTGAAGCAGCTGGTGCAGCACGGGCTCTCGCTCTAATACTACCTGACACAAGGGTGACACCAGCCGGCGACGTCGAGGATGCTGTAAGACTTGCAGAAGACCTCGGTGTGGAGTACATTGTCATACCAATTGATAGAGTAGTTGACTCCTACAGCGTGATACCAGGGTTTACTCTAAGCGATAAGCTACCAGTAGGGAATCTTAGAGCTAGGATTAGAATGACTATACTCTACTACTATGCTAACAAGCTGAATGGCCTGGTTGTCGGTGCAGGCGATAGAAGCGAGCTCCTCCTCGGCTACTTCACGAAGCATGGTGATGGCGGCGTGGATATACAGCCGCTGGCATGCCTCTACAAGACTCAGGTGAGAGAGCTTGCTAGACGCATCGGGATCCCTGATGCTATCACGAGTAAGCCCAGTTCACCTAGGCTTTGGGAGGGCCAGCTAGCTGAAGAAGAGTTAGGGTTGAGCTATGAGGCAGTAGACCTAGTATTCTACTCGCTTATAGATAGAGGGCTCAGCCTAGAGGAGGCTGTAGAGGCGACAGGACTACCCTTAACAGTCTTCCAGAGGGTACTAGATCTCCACAGGAGGAGCCGGCATAAGAGGAGTATTCCCCCGATGCCGCGCCTCCCCTGGCTCCCTGAGCCTATTAGAGAGATTTAA
- a CDS encoding ECF transporter S component, giving the protein MSQSRPRYTLIDILVLGVTAAVFSVLFYVWWDVYYAVKAVGGPVVARLVTYGLWFMPAPLAASLIRKPGSALLGEFLPALLESIIPTPGGLTNAIYGVAQGVFSEASYTLFFYRKYSLLQAAIAGALPAIPAFTLDALLFGDIYPAREAVIVVSAIALSGAIYGMLAYTIARVVSGRSE; this is encoded by the coding sequence ATGAGTCAAAGCCGCCCGAGATACACGTTAATCGATATACTTGTGCTAGGTGTTACAGCAGCTGTGTTCAGTGTGCTCTTCTACGTGTGGTGGGATGTATACTATGCTGTAAAAGCTGTAGGCGGTCCTGTAGTTGCAAGGCTTGTAACCTACGGGTTATGGTTTATGCCGGCTCCACTTGCAGCCTCACTAATACGTAAGCCTGGAAGCGCGCTGCTAGGAGAATTCCTGCCAGCTCTCCTAGAATCCATTATACCGACGCCAGGCGGGTTAACTAACGCTATCTACGGTGTAGCGCAGGGAGTCTTCAGTGAAGCATCCTACACGTTATTCTTCTACAGGAAGTATAGTCTACTGCAAGCTGCAATCGCTGGGGCTCTGCCAGCTATACCAGCGTTCACCCTGGACGCACTCCTCTTCGGCGATATATACCCGGCTCGTGAAGCCGTCATAGTGGTCTCCGCTATAGCATTAAGCGGTGCCATCTACGGGATGCTAGCCTATACTATTGCTAGAGTTGTCTCAGGGAGATCTGAGTAG
- a CDS encoding endonuclease V: MPGSVLVMAGFSYERAIRAQRILGSRVLSEAPFFPRVERVRLAAGVDAAYWRGVQVASAVLVDCESGFLQAYTCQSSKPSIPYIPGLLAFREAPVYLKALGKLPVQPDVVLVDGHGLSHPRALGIATHIGLVLGKPTIGVAKKPLYGREEVVEGRRIIVAHGMPVGEVIETPSGSRLYVSIGYKIKLEDAVRIVRSLLRENIKLPLPLHLADTYSKNKCMKELRIKP; encoded by the coding sequence ATGCCTGGAAGTGTACTCGTAATGGCTGGATTCAGCTATGAGAGAGCTATTAGAGCTCAGAGGATTCTAGGGAGCCGGGTTCTCTCGGAGGCTCCATTCTTCCCTAGGGTGGAGAGAGTTAGGCTGGCTGCCGGGGTTGACGCAGCATACTGGAGGGGGGTTCAGGTCGCCAGCGCTGTGCTAGTAGACTGTGAGTCAGGCTTCCTGCAAGCCTACACCTGCCAGTCTTCTAAGCCTTCTATACCCTACATCCCGGGGCTTCTAGCCTTCAGGGAGGCTCCAGTCTACCTTAAAGCACTAGGGAAACTCCCTGTTCAACCAGACGTAGTATTAGTCGACGGGCACGGGTTAAGCCATCCAAGAGCCCTCGGTATAGCAACACACATAGGCTTAGTCCTAGGGAAGCCTACTATAGGTGTAGCCAAGAAGCCACTCTACGGTAGAGAAGAAGTAGTAGAAGGCAGGAGAATCATAGTAGCACACGGCATGCCTGTAGGAGAAGTCATAGAAACACCAAGCGGGAGCAGACTCTACGTTAGCATAGGATACAAGATTAAACTAGAAGACGCTGTAAGAATAGTGAGAAGCCTCCTAAGAGAAAACATAAAACTACCACTACCACTACACCTAGCAGACACCTACTCCAAGAACAAGTGCATGAAAGAGCTAAGAATAAAACCATGA
- a CDS encoding AIR synthase-related protein — protein MLEYMVKPGKLPWSTMSSLLSLLPFTDPDLIVGPAQGEDAAVIRFRDGFLVAHVDPITTGVRRAGYLAVHVAGNDVAVRGVRPRWFMPTVLLPPQYSVREIEELFRDMASALSEINGVVVGGHTEVTPGLERPIIVMAVAGYTTGRVITTRDAREGDYVLVVGRIAGEGAGVIAWDFEDMLLRRGVPVDVVEKAKGFISEVSVVETALAIKNYVNTMHDATEGGVLQAIREVAIASGKDIIVEREKFTIEREVEEIAGSMGVDPLKLLSSGCIVATTPPGNLLRLLGKLEELGVKHSIVGYVVEGSGRVIVESKSKGREVVDTDIIDEIYKLWSQ, from the coding sequence GTGCTGGAGTACATGGTTAAACCAGGGAAGCTACCGTGGAGCACTATGAGCAGCCTGCTCTCACTACTACCCTTCACTGACCCAGACCTCATTGTAGGGCCGGCTCAAGGTGAGGATGCCGCTGTAATAAGATTTAGAGACGGCTTCCTCGTAGCCCACGTCGACCCTATAACTACAGGGGTTAGAAGAGCAGGCTACTTGGCTGTACACGTTGCCGGCAATGATGTAGCTGTGAGAGGAGTGAGACCGAGGTGGTTTATGCCTACTGTACTCCTACCCCCACAGTACAGTGTGAGAGAGATTGAAGAGTTGTTCAGGGATATGGCTTCAGCTCTAAGCGAGATCAACGGGGTTGTAGTGGGAGGGCATACAGAGGTCACGCCAGGCTTAGAGAGACCTATTATAGTCATGGCTGTAGCAGGCTACACTACGGGGAGAGTTATCACTACTAGGGATGCAAGAGAAGGCGACTACGTTCTAGTCGTAGGGAGGATTGCTGGCGAAGGCGCTGGAGTCATAGCATGGGACTTCGAGGACATGCTCCTCAGGAGAGGAGTGCCGGTAGATGTGGTTGAGAAAGCTAAAGGCTTCATAAGCGAGGTCAGCGTGGTTGAAACAGCCCTAGCTATAAAGAACTACGTTAACACTATGCATGATGCAACAGAGGGAGGAGTCCTCCAGGCGATCAGAGAGGTAGCTATAGCAAGCGGAAAGGATATCATTGTTGAAAGAGAAAAGTTTACTATTGAAAGAGAGGTTGAAGAGATTGCAGGTAGCATGGGCGTTGACCCCCTTAAGCTACTTAGTAGTGGATGCATAGTTGCTACTACACCCCCGGGAAACCTCCTCCGGCTCCTCGGGAAGCTAGAGGAGCTTGGCGTTAAGCACAGTATTGTCGGGTATGTTGTAGAGGGAAGTGGGCGTGTTATAGTAGAGTCGAAGAGTAAGGGTAGAGAGGTAGTAGACACTGATATAATCGATGAGATTTATAAGCTGTGGTCTCAATGA